A stretch of the Capsicum annuum cultivar UCD-10X-F1 chromosome 8, UCD10Xv1.1, whole genome shotgun sequence genome encodes the following:
- the LOC107840414 gene encoding uncharacterized protein LOC107840414 codes for MGNIFVVMNPILNGVMKAAGMSSQLVEIEPGTTMHFYVPTKSIHPNNKLPNKSSKPAVVFVHGFVANGIINWLFQVLSLRASCLDFDVYVPDLLFFGDSITTRPERSTSFQAECLAKGMMKLGVEKFSLVGLSYGGMVGFKLAQLYPHMVESMVMSSTVIEMTESISNASLKNIGFTNWPDFLLPKTISGVKVLLSIGSHKLPWLPEFFYKNFHEVMFSNRKEKVELLEALVVSDKDATITPSNYSQRIYLLCGDDDKIFNMAVSDNMKEKLGENATIQYIKDAGHLVQLERPCTYNHYLKEFLSNL; via the exons ATGGGAAATATATTTGTAGTAATGAATCCAATTCTTAATGGTGTAATGAAAGCTGCTGGAATGTCATCCCAATTAGTGGAAATAGAACCAGGAACTACTATGCATTTTTATGTTCCAACTAAATCTATTCATCCAAATAATAAATTACCAAATAAATCCTCTAAGCCTGCAGTTGTATTTGTTCATGGATTTGTTGCCAATGGAATCATCAATTGGCTTTTTCAAGTGCTCTCTCTAAGAGCTTCATGTTTAGATTTTGATGTTTACGTCCCTGACCTACTTTTCTTCGGAGATTCCATCACCACTCGTCCTGAACGGTCAACGAGTTTTCag GCGGAATGTTTAGCAAAGGGAATGATGAAGCTCGGTGTGGAAAAATTCTCTCTTGTTGGTTTAAGTTATGGAGGAATGGTTGGTTTCAAGTTGGCTCAACTGTATCCTCACATGGTTGAATCTATGGTTATGTCAAGCACAGTTATAGAGATGACTGAATCCATTAGCAATGCTTCTTTGAAGAACATTGGATTCACTAATTGGCCTGATTTTCTTTTGCCCAAAACAATTTCTGGAGTCAAAGTGCTTCTATCTATTGGTTCTCACAAGTTGCCATGGTTGCCTGAGTTTTTCTACAAGAATTTTCATGag GTAATGTTTAGCAACAGAAAGGAGAAAGTAGAACTTCTTGAAGCTTTAGTAGTCAGTGACAAAGATGCCACTATTACGCCCTCTAACTACTCCCAG AGAATCTACCTTTTATGTGGAGATGATGACAAGATTTTCAATATGGCAGTTTCTGATAACATGAAAGA GAAGTTGGGTGAAAATGCAACAATCCAGTACATAAAAGACGCAGGACATTTGGTTCAATTAGAGCGACCATGCACTTATAATCACTATCTCAAGGAATTTCTTTCAAACTTATAA
- the LOC107879538 gene encoding uncharacterized protein LOC107879538, translating to MTSSKIQKDIASACAQETVKAIIDDLDGDFFGIIVDESKDISHHEQMETVCSVLMRHSLSTSKIRGQGHDGASNMQSLSKNLLVDDFFAIITNVLNVVGALFKHRDQLRDHQAEILKQLLESGEVQSGKGLNQERALQRPGDTRWGSHFRTLDNFIVLFSSRAHVLDAIKCGGSNPNDRLQAGAFFTMINEIEFVFLLHLMLKILVMSNELSASLQRKDQDIINAMIFLNITKTRLQLLRDDGWYALMNEVLEFCDKHEILVPKMDNFYLPGKSKRRPSSVTYSHHLRVELFYAIIDLQLQELNNRFDVVSGNLLIGMEKIMTLAKHYPDEFGESKLRELSYQLDTFIIHMRRGDPIFSNLKGIGDLAEALVNTNLVETYSLVYL from the exons ATgacttcttcaaaaattcaaaaagatattgCGAGTGCTTGTGCACAAGAAACCGTGAAAGCTATAATTGATGACTTGGATGGAGATTTTTTTGGAATTATAGTTGATGAATCCAAGGATATATCACACCATGAACAAATG GAAACAGTATGCTCTGTGCTTATGAGACATTCTTTAAGTACATCTAAAATACGTGGACAAGGCCATGATGGTGCTAGTAACATGCAA TCGTTGTCAAAAAATTTGCTTGTGGATGATTTTTTTGCTATTATTACTAATGTGTTAAATGTGGTAGGAGCATTATTTAAGCACAGAGATCAACTTCGGGACCATCAAGCAGAAATTTTGAAGCAACTACTAGAAAGTGGTGAAGTTCAAAGTGGAAAAGGGTTAAATCAAGAACGAGCACTTCAAAGGCCAGGTGACACTCGTTGGGGATCACATTTTAGAACATTGGATAACTTCATTGTTTTATTTTCATCTAGAGCTCATGTGCTTGATGCGATTAAATGTGGAGGCTCTAATCCTAATGATAGATTGCAAGCAGGAGCTTTTTTTACTATGATCAATGAAATTGAATTTGTTTTCTTGCTTCACTTGATGTTGAAGATATTGGTGATGTCCAATGAGTTGAGTGCATCATTACAAAGAAAAGACCAAGATATTATCAATGCTATGATATTTCTTAACATTACTAAGACAAGATTGCAATTGTTGAGAGATGATGGATGGTATGCTTTGATGaatgaagttcttgaattttgtgataaacaTGAAATCTTGGTACCTAAGATGGATAATTTTTATCTTCCCGGAAAGTCAAAGCGTAGGCCTTCTAGTGTTACTTACTCACATCACTTACGTGTTGAGCTCTTTTATGCTATAATTGACTTGCAACTTCAAGAGCTTAATAATCGTTTTGATGTTGTGAGTGGTAACTTACTTATTGGTATG gaaaaaataatgacatTGGCCAAACATTATCCAGATGAGTTTGGTGAATCGAAGCTTCGGGAGCTTAGTTACCAACTTGATACTTTCATTATACACATGCGACGTGGTGATCCTATATTCTCTAATTTGAAAGGAATTGGTGATTTGGCAGAAGCACTAGTTAATACCAATCTTGTGGAGACTTATTCTCTTGTGTACTTGTGA